AGAGCAAACAATGATGGTGGCGTCGGAAATACACTTGAAGATTTATTAGGTATTGAAGAAAACAACCTGCCCTTACCCAATGCCGCTTAATGGGAGTTGAAAGTACAAAAGAAATACACGACTTCATTGGTAACGTTATTTCATATGGAACCATCACCAAGAGCATTCAATTTTATACCTGCAATTTTACTGCCTGAGTTTGGATGGAAACATCAAGAAGCAGGTAGGAAATATCCTGAATCTGAAAGAAGTTTTAGGCAAACCATTTCTGCAAGCAATTACAGCAATAGAGGGTTTACTGTAAAAGTAAACAGACAAGAACAAAAAATCACTGTTGATTTTGACGGCAATAAAATTGATACAAACGCACATCCAGACTGGTCTCGTTTTGTAGCAGGGAAATCTATTGAAAACCCACCGTATTGGGGATTTGATGATCTATTTCATAAAGTAGGAACAAAATTACATAATTGCTTTTTTGTGCGAGCTGAGTCAAAAAGAATCAATGGCGAACTTCATTTTCATTATCAGGACATTTTTATGCTGAAAGCCCTTGATAAAAACAATTTCATAGATGCTGTTGAAAATGGAGATATTTATATAGATTTTGATGCCAGAACAGGGCACAACCACGGAACGAAATTCCGACTAAGAAATCAATCTTTTATAAAGTTATACAAGGAAGCAATAGCATATTAGCACATAACAAGGCGCTGCACCGGACGGTAATTCCGCTGCGCTCCATTGCCGCCGTTTAGCACCATGTTTTCATCTTGGCGCGTTTTGCGCGGCGCTCATTATTTCGTCAGCAACCTAAGCTTTAAAAGGTATTCATGCTCGTGAAAAGCATTTTCCTCTCATACGTTGCGTTTTGGTTTGCATCAGGTTCGTTGTTTGGATGCCAAAAAAGCAAGTATCACGAGTTTGAGAAAGTCGATGCAGTCATTGAGGCAGCCATTGCCGATGGCGCATTTCCTTCGGCGGTTGTTGGGGTACTTCGGGAAAACAAAATCCTCTTTCACAAAGCCTACGGGAAATTGACCTATGAAAAAAATTCCCCAAAAACGACACTGAGCACGATTTACGATTTGGCTTCGCTGACCAAAGCGCTGGCCACAACACTCTCGTTAATGAAGCTCTACGAGGAAGGCCAGTTTCGCTTAACGGATAAAGTCTCGCGTTACTTGCCTGAGTTGAAAGGAAATCACAAAGAAGAAATTACCATTCGCAACTTGCTCTTGCATAATGCGGGTTTTGTGCCGTTCCGTCCGTTTATTCGCACCTGCTTTTCCCCCGATGATGTGATGCGGGCTATTTATCAAGATTCGCTGTGCTACCCCACAGGCACCAAGACCATTTATAGCGATATCGATTTCATTTTGCTTGGTGAGCTCGTCCATCGCCTGAGCGGCAAACCACTTGATGAATATTTCCATGAAAATTTCGCCAAGCCGTTGGGTTTAGAATCCACTTTTTTTTTGCCGCCAGACTCACTGCGCTATCGCATTGCGCCAACTGAAATCGATACAACTTGGCATTTGCCGCGAGCCAGACCGCTGGTGCACGATCCAAACGCCGCTTTGCTTGGGGGCGTCGCTGGACATGCTGGGCTTTTTTCAACT
Above is a window of Chloroherpeton thalassium ATCC 35110 DNA encoding:
- a CDS encoding serine hydrolase domain-containing protein, whose amino-acid sequence is MLVKSIFLSYVAFWFASGSLFGCQKSKYHEFEKVDAVIEAAIADGAFPSAVVGVLRENKILFHKAYGKLTYEKNSPKTTLSTIYDLASLTKALATTLSLMKLYEEGQFRLTDKVSRYLPELKGNHKEEITIRNLLLHNAGFVPFRPFIRTCFSPDDVMRAIYQDSLCYPTGTKTIYSDIDFILLGELVHRLSGKPLDEYFHENFAKPLGLESTFFLPPDSLRYRIAPTEIDTTWHLPRARPLVHDPNAALLGGVAGHAGLFSTSGDILRLMSMVMNGGKFNGKEILKPEIVWLFTKRDTVLRQRALGWDMKSPGAHSSAGKYFSLATFGHLGFTGTSVWVDPARSLCVVFLTNRVYPSASNKRIRAIRPKLHDAVIESIEPNAQPDTSFAAPDTSHAASQ